The Halomonas sp. 7T genome contains a region encoding:
- a CDS encoding DMT family transporter yields the protein MPNATSPLIAPSSLVLAVVAAVGMATIGVISRITELSAESITFYRLGLGAVFLLIYLMLTKRHATLKTLPGRHVVLSGLFLAAFILFYVQAMNYTQMANAILMVYLAPIFAAVVAHTLFAERLTPQQVGLIGLALFGFAMMQEFRLNLEDRQDVIGMGFGLAAMLAYSGFILTNRRLPSHLDDRTCAFWQLLVGALAILPFALWQPDGLTAATWQWPWLLAAGFVPGFLALLCAVMAINRLPTALYGTLAYCEPVAVVIFGWSLFGEALTSIQLAGCSLVLASGIAQAWLGGRVATPSATTG from the coding sequence ATGCCTAATGCCACCTCTCCCCTTATCGCTCCGTCGAGCTTAGTGCTTGCCGTTGTCGCCGCCGTGGGCATGGCGACCATTGGCGTAATCTCACGTATTACCGAACTAAGTGCCGAAAGCATTACCTTTTATCGCCTGGGCCTAGGGGCTGTATTTTTACTTATTTACTTAATGCTGACGAAACGTCATGCCACGCTTAAAACGCTGCCTGGGCGCCACGTAGTGCTTAGCGGGCTGTTCTTAGCCGCATTTATCCTATTTTACGTACAGGCCATGAACTACACCCAAATGGCTAACGCTATTTTGATGGTGTATCTCGCGCCGATTTTTGCCGCTGTGGTAGCGCATACGCTGTTTGCCGAACGCCTGACGCCGCAACAAGTGGGGTTAATCGGCTTGGCACTGTTTGGGTTTGCCATGATGCAGGAGTTCCGCCTTAACCTAGAAGACCGCCAAGACGTGATTGGGATGGGGTTTGGCCTCGCCGCCATGCTAGCCTACAGCGGCTTTATACTTACCAACCGCCGCTTACCCAGCCACTTAGATGACCGCACTTGCGCCTTTTGGCAACTGTTGGTGGGGGCGCTGGCGATCCTTCCGTTTGCCCTATGGCAACCCGACGGCCTAACCGCCGCTACCTGGCAGTGGCCGTGGCTATTGGCGGCGGGCTTCGTCCCAGGATTTTTAGCGCTGCTGTGCGCGGTGATGGCCATTAACCGCCTGCCTACCGCCCTATACGGTACGTTAGCCTACTGCGAGCCGGTGGCCGTGGTGATCTTTGGCTGGAGCCTGTTTGGTGAAGCACTCACGTCGATTCAACTGGCCGGGTGCTCGCTTGTGCTTGCCAGCGGCATTGCCCAAGCGTGGCTAGGCGGCCGAGTAGCTACACCATCAGCCACGACAGGATAA
- a CDS encoding HPP family protein has protein sequence MKTYLGKMRGEPTQRPRVGWQDACWSWLGAFTGMAVICWLSSAWLSQQLLIVGSFGATSVLIYAAPESPFAQPSHVLFGSVLSAFIGVGCYQLLGATPISMALAVSLSILVMQLTHTVHPPGAAAALIAVAGGASVHKLGWWYPLIPIGAGCIVMLVVAILVNNLARHRRYPRYW, from the coding sequence ATGAAAACCTATCTTGGCAAGATGCGAGGAGAGCCAACGCAGCGCCCGCGCGTCGGCTGGCAAGATGCCTGCTGGTCGTGGCTGGGCGCTTTTACAGGCATGGCTGTTATATGCTGGTTAAGTTCTGCTTGGCTCTCGCAGCAGTTATTGATCGTGGGCTCCTTTGGGGCAACATCGGTGTTGATTTATGCAGCACCTGAAAGCCCGTTCGCCCAGCCAAGTCATGTGCTATTTGGCAGTGTCTTGTCAGCGTTTATTGGGGTGGGTTGCTACCAGCTGTTAGGCGCGACGCCTATCTCAATGGCACTAGCGGTATCGCTTTCCATACTGGTTATGCAACTGACTCACACCGTGCACCCGCCTGGGGCTGCTGCCGCGCTGATCGCGGTCGCCGGTGGGGCGAGTGTTCACAAGCTGGGTTGGTGGTATCCGCTAATCCCCATTGGCGCAGGGTGCATCGTAATGCTGGTAGTGGCGATTTTGGTGAACAATTTAGCGCGCCATCGTCGTTACCCGCGCTATTGGTAA
- a CDS encoding gamma-glutamylcyclotransferase has protein sequence MLLDTTALNQQRNFFDGHTDIWLFGYGSLIWKADFEYLERRPAYITGWARRFWQGSHDHRGTLEAPGRVATLIRDQGALCHGMAYRITPDVLAPLDVREKNGYLREKVPLTFQGEREKRPEGRTQTEGLIYLATADNPAFLGDAPLKDIAYQIAHAHGPSGSNKAYLLNLAQALRELETEDAHVFAIEEQLYRYQ, from the coding sequence ATGTTGCTTGATACCACTGCGTTAAACCAGCAAAGAAACTTCTTCGACGGCCATACCGATATCTGGCTTTTTGGTTATGGCTCGCTAATCTGGAAGGCCGATTTCGAGTATTTGGAACGCAGACCCGCCTATATCACCGGCTGGGCGCGGCGTTTTTGGCAAGGCTCCCACGACCACCGTGGTACGCTGGAAGCACCGGGCCGGGTCGCAACGCTCATTCGCGACCAAGGAGCCTTATGCCATGGCATGGCGTACCGCATTACGCCGGACGTGCTAGCACCGCTGGATGTGCGTGAGAAAAACGGCTATTTGCGAGAAAAAGTGCCACTCACGTTTCAAGGAGAACGTGAAAAGAGGCCGGAAGGTAGGACTCAAACCGAGGGGCTAATTTACTTAGCGACTGCAGACAACCCCGCCTTTTTAGGCGATGCGCCGCTGAAGGACATCGCCTATCAAATTGCCCACGCACACGGCCCGAGCGGCTCGAATAAAGCCTATTTACTGAATTTAGCCCAAGCGTTACGCGAGTTAGAAACAGAAGATGCGCACGTTTTCGCTATTGAAGAGCAGCTATATCGTTACCAATAG
- a CDS encoding histone deacetylase → MALTVVHHPGYTIDLPANHPFPMEKFRVLRQLLGEQSLACPIAWLTPEPAPINTLARVHSRDYLTAFLQGRLERAAERRSGFAWSEELVERVRLETGGTLLTLEAALATGLACNSAGGTHHAHADAASGYCLINDLAVAAAHALALGWVERVLIVDCDVHQGDGTARLFANEPGVFTFSMHAARNFPARKAKSDLDIALPNGMDDGGYLTELASWLPGILAAYQPDVVLYDAGVDVHQDDRLGYLALSNQGLYARDYYVLRCCRDADTPVAAVIGGGYDRDILALAGRHAQLHRAAADVLTMNA, encoded by the coding sequence ATGGCGTTAACGGTGGTTCATCATCCGGGTTATACAATTGATTTACCAGCCAATCACCCCTTTCCGATGGAAAAATTTCGGGTGCTTAGACAGCTACTAGGTGAGCAGTCGTTAGCGTGCCCCATTGCGTGGCTGACGCCTGAGCCTGCACCCATCAATACCCTTGCCCGGGTGCACTCCCGTGATTATCTGACTGCTTTTTTGCAGGGCCGTTTAGAGCGTGCTGCCGAGCGGCGCAGTGGGTTTGCATGGTCGGAGGAGCTGGTGGAGCGTGTGCGGCTAGAAACCGGCGGCACGCTGCTCACCCTTGAAGCGGCACTGGCCACTGGGCTTGCCTGCAATTCGGCAGGCGGCACGCATCACGCTCATGCAGATGCCGCCAGCGGTTATTGCCTGATTAATGATCTTGCCGTGGCTGCTGCCCATGCCCTGGCGCTGGGCTGGGTAGAGCGGGTGTTGATCGTGGACTGTGATGTTCATCAAGGCGATGGCACCGCGCGACTGTTTGCCAACGAGCCCGGTGTGTTCACCTTTTCCATGCATGCGGCGCGCAATTTCCCCGCCCGCAAAGCAAAAAGCGACCTGGATATCGCCCTGCCTAACGGCATGGATGACGGTGGCTACCTCACGGAACTTGCTTCGTGGCTGCCGGGGATATTAGCCGCCTACCAGCCAGATGTGGTGCTGTACGACGCGGGCGTCGATGTCCACCAAGATGATCGTCTGGGCTATTTAGCGTTAAGCAATCAGGGGCTGTATGCCCGCGACTATTATGTGCTTCGCTGCTGCCGCGATGCTGACACTCCCGTGGCGGCGGTGATTGGCGGCGGCTACGACCGAGATATTCTCGCCCTGGCAGGCCGCCATGCCCAGTTGCATCGCGCGGCAGCGGATGTGTTGACGATGAACGCTTGA
- a CDS encoding sirohydrochlorin chelatase, which translates to MRAIFLVDNGSKRPQATHNLRRVAAALSEQLGETVHAASLLHSNKIPAEEVDGIPAITLGPAAERSAEAGATEIIVLPFFFGPSKALTGYLPERMAALQARFPNVTVRVAQPLVDELGNNDLRLVQLLADNVRAQLPAKGAAKVALVDHGSPIPDVTAVRNRLAGQLSVLLADEVSCVAAASMERRKGDEYRFNEPLLEHLLDTPEFSSGDVVLAMLFLSPGRHAGEGGDIAEICAAAEQRHPRLRVTTTALVGEHAGIVEILHARLQQALDGERFLLELPVLHHDAREAEGVTPPKGA; encoded by the coding sequence ATGCGCGCTATTTTTCTTGTCGATAACGGCTCCAAACGGCCTCAGGCCACCCATAACTTACGTCGGGTGGCGGCAGCGTTGAGTGAGCAGCTAGGGGAAACCGTTCACGCGGCCTCGCTGCTGCACTCCAATAAGATTCCTGCTGAAGAGGTCGACGGCATTCCCGCCATCACCCTAGGCCCGGCAGCCGAACGCAGCGCCGAGGCGGGGGCTACTGAAATTATCGTGCTGCCGTTTTTCTTCGGGCCTAGCAAAGCGCTCACCGGCTATCTGCCGGAGCGTATGGCTGCGCTACAGGCACGTTTTCCTAACGTGACGGTGCGGGTGGCTCAGCCGCTGGTGGATGAGCTGGGGAATAACGACCTGCGCTTGGTGCAGCTGTTGGCCGATAACGTACGTGCGCAACTACCTGCAAAAGGCGCGGCGAAGGTCGCACTGGTAGATCACGGCAGCCCGATTCCTGACGTGACGGCTGTACGTAACCGCTTAGCGGGGCAACTAAGCGTGCTACTGGCCGATGAGGTGAGCTGTGTGGCGGCAGCGTCCATGGAGCGCCGAAAGGGTGACGAGTACCGCTTTAACGAGCCGCTGTTGGAGCATTTGCTGGATACCCCCGAGTTCAGCAGCGGGGACGTGGTGCTGGCGATGCTGTTTCTCTCGCCTGGTCGGCATGCGGGCGAAGGCGGCGATATCGCCGAAATTTGCGCCGCCGCTGAGCAGCGCCACCCCCGTTTGCGTGTGACGACCACCGCACTGGTTGGCGAGCATGCGGGCATCGTCGAGATACTGCACGCGCGACTGCAACAAGCGCTTGATGGTGAACGCTTTCTACTCGAACTCCCTGTGCTACATCACGATGCTAGGGAGGCGGAAGGTGTAACGCCGCCCAAAGGCGCGTAG
- a CDS encoding ABC-F family ATPase, whose protein sequence is MIATANITMQFGAKPLFENVSVKFNNGNRYGLIGANGCGKSTFMKILGGELEPSSGQVMLDSSTRLGKLRQDQFAYENERVIDTVIMGNAELWKVAAERERIYSLPEMSEEDGMAVADLEVRFAELDGYTAESRAGELLLGLGIPIEQHTGPMSEVAPGWKLRVLLAQALFSDPDVLLLDEPTNHLDINTIRWLEDILKARSSTMVIISHDRHFLNSVCTHMADLDYGEITLFPGNYDDYMTAATAARERQHSDNAKKKAQIAELQQFVSRFSANASKAKQATSRARQIDKIKLEDIKPSSRVSPFIRFEQNKKIHRNAVNVDAITKGYDDEKPLFERFSMTVEAGERIAIIGPNGIGKTTLLKTLAGDLHPDAGEVKWTDAAEVGMFGQDHTDDFPVDATLFEWMSQWTKGGEQIVRGALGRMLFSSDDIGKSVKVISGGEQGRMLFGKLTLTNPNVLLMDEPTNHLDMESIEALNLALENYPGTLMFVSHDREFVSSLATRIIDMQPDGIVDFSGSYDDYLRSQGVV, encoded by the coding sequence TTGATCGCAACCGCCAATATCACCATGCAGTTTGGGGCTAAGCCCCTGTTTGAAAATGTTTCCGTCAAATTTAATAACGGCAATCGCTACGGTTTGATTGGCGCCAATGGTTGCGGTAAATCCACCTTTATGAAAATTCTCGGTGGCGAGCTTGAACCCTCTTCCGGGCAGGTGATGCTGGATAGCAGCACCCGGCTGGGTAAACTGCGCCAGGATCAGTTCGCCTACGAGAACGAGCGGGTGATTGACACCGTGATCATGGGCAACGCCGAGCTGTGGAAAGTGGCCGCCGAGCGCGAGCGTATCTATTCGCTGCCCGAAATGAGCGAAGAAGACGGCATGGCCGTGGCTGACTTGGAAGTACGCTTTGCCGAGCTTGACGGCTACACCGCTGAGTCTCGCGCCGGAGAGCTGTTGTTGGGGCTAGGTATTCCCATTGAACAGCATACCGGCCCGATGAGTGAAGTGGCCCCCGGCTGGAAGCTGCGGGTGCTACTGGCCCAGGCGCTGTTTTCTGATCCAGACGTGCTGCTGCTTGACGAGCCCACCAACCACCTGGATATCAATACGATTCGCTGGCTGGAAGACATCCTCAAAGCGCGCAGTAGCACCATGGTGATTATTTCCCACGATCGCCACTTCCTGAACAGCGTGTGTACGCACATGGCGGATCTGGATTACGGCGAAATTACCCTGTTCCCCGGCAACTACGATGACTACATGACAGCCGCCACTGCGGCTCGCGAGCGTCAGCATTCGGATAACGCCAAAAAGAAAGCGCAAATTGCCGAACTTCAGCAGTTCGTCAGCCGCTTCTCGGCCAATGCGTCCAAAGCCAAACAGGCCACTTCACGGGCGCGCCAGATCGATAAAATCAAGCTGGAAGATATCAAGCCTTCGAGCCGGGTTAGCCCGTTTATCCGCTTTGAGCAGAATAAAAAGATTCATCGCAATGCCGTGAATGTAGATGCCATTACCAAAGGCTACGATGATGAGAAACCGCTTTTTGAGCGTTTCTCGATGACGGTGGAAGCGGGTGAGCGTATTGCGATTATCGGCCCCAACGGCATTGGCAAAACCACCCTGCTGAAAACCCTAGCGGGCGATTTGCACCCCGATGCCGGTGAGGTGAAGTGGACCGATGCCGCTGAAGTTGGCATGTTTGGCCAAGACCACACCGATGACTTTCCGGTTGATGCCACGCTCTTTGAGTGGATGAGCCAATGGACTAAAGGCGGCGAGCAAATAGTGCGCGGTGCACTGGGGCGGATGCTGTTCTCCAGCGATGACATTGGTAAATCGGTGAAGGTGATTTCCGGCGGCGAGCAGGGGCGCATGCTGTTTGGCAAGTTAACGCTCACCAACCCCAACGTGCTGCTAATGGATGAGCCAACCAACCATTTGGATATGGAATCGATTGAGGCGCTGAACTTAGCGTTAGAGAACTACCCTGGCACGCTGATGTTCGTTAGCCACGATCGAGAGTTTGTCTCAAGCCTGGCCACCCGCATTATCGATATGCAACCGGACGGCATTGTTGATTTCAGCGGTAGCTACGATGACTATCTGCGTAGCCAAGGCGTCGTATAA
- a CDS encoding cell division protein ZipA C-terminal FtsZ-binding domain-containing protein: MNDTSLPVLLAFASLILGMLATAIFVYIVLPRRRRAKEKAAAAAPMALKPSPIEPAQAPETPPTPKQTKKVTQHSLFVIFSQPDDTTDERLTEWLRSKNARFDAIKKVFLIDGQQASNPITVANAFPPGEMPDLLRGESHEPIRGVSLLVKPPLRKRRNQQMHVYVELAKEMNETFSGDMLDADRKPASESTYAQIIG; the protein is encoded by the coding sequence ATGAACGACACGTCTCTTCCTGTTTTACTTGCATTTGCCTCGCTGATTTTAGGCATGCTGGCAACAGCCATTTTCGTATATATCGTTTTACCAAGACGTCGTCGTGCAAAAGAGAAAGCAGCGGCGGCAGCCCCTATGGCGCTAAAACCATCACCGATCGAGCCAGCGCAGGCACCGGAAACACCGCCAACGCCAAAACAGACCAAAAAAGTAACGCAGCACTCGCTGTTTGTCATTTTTTCTCAGCCTGATGACACGACCGATGAGCGCTTAACCGAGTGGTTACGGAGCAAGAACGCCCGCTTTGACGCCATCAAAAAAGTGTTTTTGATTGATGGGCAGCAGGCGTCTAACCCGATCACCGTCGCCAACGCCTTTCCGCCTGGCGAGATGCCCGACTTACTCCGTGGAGAGAGCCATGAGCCAATTCGTGGCGTTAGCCTGCTGGTGAAGCCGCCGCTACGTAAACGCCGCAATCAGCAGATGCACGTTTATGTAGAGCTCGCCAAAGAGATGAACGAGACGTTCAGCGGTGACATGTTAGACGCTGACCGGAAACCAGCCAGCGAGTCGACTTACGCCCAAATCATTGGCTAA
- a CDS encoding TspO/MBR family protein — protein sequence MLSSLLALLISLLLVGITATTGARFRPDNWYRELRKPRWTPPDLAFPIAWGILYLLMAIAAWRVYMADASPLRTAGFIVYGLQLVANAAWSWLFFGRKQIDAALVDIVLLLGLITLTIGLFVNVSALAAGLMVPYWLWVALALALNTSILRLNKA from the coding sequence ATGCTAAGTTCGCTGTTAGCATTATTGATATCGTTGCTGCTGGTAGGCATTACAGCCACCACCGGTGCACGCTTTCGCCCCGATAACTGGTACCGCGAGCTACGTAAACCCCGCTGGACACCGCCAGATTTGGCCTTTCCCATCGCTTGGGGCATTCTATATCTATTGATGGCGATCGCCGCTTGGCGGGTTTACATGGCCGATGCGTCGCCGCTTCGTACGGCGGGCTTTATTGTGTATGGCCTGCAACTGGTGGCTAATGCGGCATGGTCGTGGTTATTCTTTGGCCGTAAGCAAATTGATGCAGCGTTGGTCGATATTGTTCTACTGCTGGGTTTAATTACGCTAACAATAGGATTGTTTGTTAACGTAAGCGCACTAGCCGCAGGGTTGATGGTGCCTTATTGGCTCTGGGTAGCGCTTGCGTTAGCGCTTAACACATCCATTTTAAGACTCAATAAGGCCTAG
- a CDS encoding alkene reductase produces MAYETLFSPLQLGSLSIPNRVIMAPLTRSRTPDSVPGTMQEAYYGQRTGAGLIISEATNISPTARGYVYTPGIWTDEQEAGWKGVVNAVHAKGGRIALQLWHVGRVSHEMVQPDGQQPVAPSALKGEGAQCFVEFEDGTAGQHPTSTPRALETDEIPGLVDDYRQAAIRAKRAGFDMVEVHAANAYLLNQFLATGTNKRTDQYGGSLENRARFPLEVVDAVVEVFGADRVGIRMTPFIELFGLTDDEPEAMAFYMAEQLSKRGLAYLHLNEPNWAGGDITFPDGFRKQMRERFNGSLIYCGNYDAEHAEARIGENTTDAVAFGRPYIANPDLAERFRVNAPLTQPNPETFYGGDEKGYTDYPFMNNGYDRIN; encoded by the coding sequence ATGGCGTATGAAACGCTGTTTTCCCCTCTCCAGCTTGGCAGTTTATCGATCCCAAACCGCGTGATCATGGCGCCGCTCACCCGCTCACGCACACCCGACAGCGTGCCGGGCACAATGCAAGAAGCCTATTACGGCCAGCGCACAGGGGCGGGGCTGATTATCAGCGAAGCCACTAATATCTCCCCCACTGCCCGTGGCTACGTCTATACCCCTGGCATCTGGACCGATGAGCAGGAAGCGGGCTGGAAAGGTGTGGTGAATGCCGTGCATGCCAAGGGTGGCCGAATTGCGCTTCAGCTGTGGCACGTGGGCCGTGTATCCCATGAGATGGTGCAACCTGATGGACAACAGCCGGTCGCGCCTAGCGCGCTGAAAGGCGAAGGCGCCCAGTGCTTTGTCGAGTTTGAAGATGGCACCGCAGGCCAGCACCCCACCAGCACGCCCCGAGCGCTGGAAACCGATGAGATCCCCGGCCTTGTCGATGACTACCGCCAAGCCGCCATTCGTGCCAAACGCGCAGGCTTTGACATGGTGGAAGTCCACGCGGCTAACGCCTACCTGCTGAACCAGTTTTTAGCCACCGGCACCAATAAGCGTACCGACCAGTATGGTGGCTCGCTGGAAAATCGCGCCCGTTTCCCGCTAGAAGTCGTCGATGCAGTGGTTGAGGTTTTCGGTGCCGACCGCGTTGGCATTCGTATGACACCGTTTATTGAACTCTTTGGCTTAACCGACGACGAGCCGGAAGCCATGGCCTTCTACATGGCAGAGCAACTCTCCAAGCGTGGCCTTGCCTACCTGCACCTGAACGAACCCAACTGGGCCGGTGGCGATATCACTTTCCCTGATGGCTTTCGTAAGCAAATGCGTGAACGCTTTAACGGCAGCCTGATTTACTGCGGCAACTACGACGCTGAGCACGCTGAAGCACGCATTGGTGAAAACACCACCGATGCCGTGGCCTTTGGTCGCCCCTATATCGCCAACCCTGACTTAGCTGAACGCTTTCGGGTTAACGCACCACTGACTCAGCCAAACCCTGAAACCTTCTATGGTGGTGACGAAAAAGGCTACACCGACTACCCTTTTATGAATAACGGCTACGATCGTATCAATTAA
- a CDS encoding methyl-accepting chemotaxis protein: MLRMTIKKRLTLMVIVMLVLMLIIGALGFSGMVSSNRAVDTIYQENLRDTQRIAQLNEHSKDMIMELSLAGQHDPMLAVSALHDHSVQMHMDNIVQNISQIDTIWHAFSANEMSAEVESLSARFRESYQQLLVTVAPTMPLYSLGNYDEANEMAFTQALPAYRQMNAVLHELIEQEEREAQAGYENAVARAGLMRNLMLGALMVAVVLAGILSWLLIQRILQPLAQARQHFHAMAEGDLTQTIRHSQRDEIGDMLSELGDMQGKLQGLIGSIQASAGAISSASGQISAGNIDLSQRTEQQASSLQETAASMEQVAATVKNNTQHTGEANALAHTASRSASYGGEKVKEAVNKMDELNSSSEKISGIVSLIDGIAFQTNILALNASVEAARAGEQGRGFAVVAQEVRSLAQRSADAAKQIQTLIAENNQVVEQGSGLVKAVGDSMSQIVVNIGKVSDLMEDVSRASDEQTSAIDQMSIAINQMDDVTQQNASLVEQTATASASLEEQASDLASAVAFFKVVEGQPSLSAPQNLASPQEKHARFAATPSPTQNKPVRKAKATVDEWEEF, from the coding sequence ATGTTGAGAATGACAATCAAAAAACGCCTGACATTAATGGTTATCGTAATGCTAGTGCTGATGTTGATCATTGGTGCGTTGGGCTTTAGCGGGATGGTCTCTTCTAACCGCGCAGTGGATACTATCTACCAAGAGAATCTGCGTGATACGCAGCGCATTGCTCAGCTCAATGAACACTCTAAAGATATGATTATGGAGCTGTCGCTCGCGGGTCAGCACGACCCGATGCTGGCTGTCAGCGCGCTTCACGACCACTCCGTACAGATGCACATGGACAATATTGTCCAAAATATCTCGCAGATCGACACTATCTGGCATGCCTTCTCTGCCAACGAGATGTCTGCCGAAGTAGAGTCATTATCAGCGCGTTTTCGCGAAAGTTATCAGCAGCTGTTAGTGACGGTAGCCCCCACGATGCCACTCTACTCATTGGGTAACTACGACGAAGCCAATGAGATGGCGTTTACTCAGGCGTTGCCAGCATACCGCCAGATGAATGCCGTCTTACATGAGTTGATTGAGCAAGAAGAGCGTGAAGCGCAGGCGGGTTATGAAAACGCTGTGGCTCGGGCGGGCTTAATGAGGAACTTAATGTTGGGTGCATTAATGGTCGCCGTTGTGCTGGCGGGCATACTTAGCTGGCTGCTTATTCAGCGCATCCTGCAGCCGCTTGCCCAAGCCCGCCAACATTTCCATGCTATGGCCGAAGGTGACCTGACTCAGACAATTCGTCACTCCCAGCGTGATGAAATTGGCGATATGCTCAGTGAGCTAGGGGATATGCAGGGCAAACTGCAGGGGTTGATTGGCAGTATCCAGGCGTCAGCGGGTGCCATTTCTAGCGCTTCAGGGCAAATTTCTGCAGGCAATATCGACCTTTCCCAGCGTACCGAGCAGCAGGCTTCAAGCCTTCAGGAAACCGCTGCCAGTATGGAGCAGGTGGCCGCGACGGTAAAAAATAATACTCAGCATACCGGCGAAGCCAATGCGCTTGCCCATACGGCCAGCCGTTCGGCGAGCTACGGCGGCGAAAAAGTCAAAGAAGCTGTCAATAAAATGGATGAACTCAACAGCAGTTCGGAAAAAATTAGCGGTATCGTCTCGCTAATCGACGGTATTGCGTTCCAAACCAATATTCTTGCTTTAAATGCGTCGGTTGAAGCCGCTCGTGCGGGGGAGCAAGGGCGCGGTTTTGCCGTGGTAGCGCAAGAAGTTAGGAGCTTGGCGCAGCGTAGTGCCGATGCAGCTAAACAGATTCAGACCCTGATTGCCGAGAACAACCAAGTGGTTGAACAGGGAAGTGGTCTGGTGAAAGCCGTTGGCGACTCTATGTCACAAATCGTAGTGAACATTGGCAAAGTGTCGGATCTTATGGAAGATGTTAGCCGTGCCTCCGACGAGCAGACATCCGCCATTGATCAAATGAGCATTGCGATTAACCAGATGGATGATGTCACTCAGCAAAACGCATCACTGGTTGAGCAAACCGCGACGGCATCGGCCTCGCTGGAAGAGCAGGCCAGTGACCTGGCTAGCGCGGTTGCCTTCTTCAAAGTGGTTGAGGGTCAGCCGTCTCTCTCTGCTCCACAGAACCTTGCTTCTCCGCAAGAAAAGCACGCGCGCTTTGCCGCCACGCCTTCGCCCACTCAGAATAAGCCCGTAAGAAAAGCCAAGGCCACCGTCGATGAGTGGGAAGAGTTCTAG
- a CDS encoding M24 family metallopeptidase, translating into MDYQHYRTALAETLAQSELPFAPAEYQTRLNKVRHAMTHRGLDALLLTDPADINYLTGYHTFEVSVHACLVCTPTQLVLQVASIETGAAVVTARVDEIIGYRWENLDEIITPLADLLIPCKHIGIDGWSSGLRVGVMDALARSVGKERFCEAGDLLDTIRIVKSSAELEMLSESARITAAGLEAAIAAIRPGMTDNDIAAIGAKALLENGSEFMSLQPIVTSGQRIGVIHVNHKRRVIQPNEPVFLEFGAAYQRYTAPMMRTAVTGKPNTELTATRDLCRSLFESLCSHMKPGNSFDDAAKAADGLLAPTRDQLFFSGVFGYAVGAQFPPSWVEGTGYIAKGQARTFETNMVFHLPLCLRVPGQWGVGLSDTVVVTEQGAKPLTNNDWQLYQASDTPMRS; encoded by the coding sequence ATGGACTATCAACACTACCGTACCGCCCTTGCCGAGACGCTCGCCCAAAGTGAATTGCCCTTTGCGCCTGCCGAATACCAAACGCGCCTCAACAAAGTGCGCCACGCAATGACACATCGCGGGCTGGATGCTCTACTGCTCACCGACCCTGCCGACATAAACTACTTAACCGGCTATCACACCTTTGAGGTATCGGTACACGCCTGCTTAGTGTGCACACCTACACAGTTGGTGTTGCAGGTGGCATCTATTGAAACAGGGGCGGCAGTGGTCACTGCCCGTGTTGATGAAATCATTGGTTACCGATGGGAAAATCTAGATGAAATCATCACGCCGCTGGCCGACCTGTTAATCCCTTGCAAGCACATTGGCATCGATGGCTGGAGCAGCGGTTTGCGAGTGGGCGTGATGGACGCGCTGGCCCGCTCAGTGGGTAAAGAGCGCTTCTGTGAAGCAGGTGACCTGCTCGATACGATTCGTATTGTTAAAAGTAGCGCCGAACTTGAGATGCTCAGCGAAAGTGCACGAATCACTGCGGCAGGTTTAGAGGCTGCGATAGCCGCTATTCGCCCTGGCATGACTGATAACGATATTGCCGCCATCGGCGCTAAAGCGCTGCTAGAGAACGGCAGCGAGTTCATGAGTTTGCAGCCTATCGTGACCAGCGGGCAACGCATCGGCGTGATTCACGTTAACCATAAGCGCCGCGTCATACAGCCCAATGAACCGGTATTTTTAGAATTCGGGGCCGCTTACCAACGCTATACCGCCCCAATGATGCGCACAGCGGTAACAGGAAAGCCTAATACCGAGTTAACCGCTACCCGCGACCTGTGCCGCTCGCTATTCGAGTCACTGTGCAGTCATATGAAGCCAGGCAACAGCTTTGATGATGCCGCGAAGGCGGCGGATGGCCTGCTAGCTCCAACCCGCGACCAGCTATTTTTCTCTGGGGTGTTTGGCTACGCCGTGGGCGCTCAGTTCCCGCCAAGCTGGGTAGAGGGGACGGGCTACATTGCCAAAGGCCAGGCGCGCACCTTTGAAACCAATATGGTGTTTCATCTACCGCTCTGCCTGCGGGTACCTGGCCAGTGGGGCGTTGGCTTGAGCGATACGGTCGTGGTGACAGAACAGGGTGCCAAGCCGCTTACCAACAACGATTGGCAACTTTATCAGGCAAGCGATACGCCTATGCGCTCATAG